A single Hippopotamus amphibius kiboko isolate mHipAmp2 chromosome 5, mHipAmp2.hap2, whole genome shotgun sequence DNA region contains:
- the LOC130853767 gene encoding small nuclear ribonucleoprotein E-like, whose translation MVYRGQGQKVQKVMVQPINLIFRYLQNRSRIQVWLYEQVNMWIEGSIIGFDEYMNLVLDDAEEIHSKTKSRKQLDRIMLKRDNITLLQSVSN comes from the coding sequence ATGGTGTACCGGGGCCAGGGCCAGAAGGTGCAGAAGGTGATGGTGCAGCCCATCAATCTCATCTTCAGGTACTTGCAAAATAGATCTCGGATTCAAGTGTGGCTTTATGAGCAAGTGAATATGTGGATAGAGGGCTCTATCATTGGTTTTGATGAGTATATGAACCTCGTGTTAGATGATGCAGAAGAGATTCATtctaaaacaaagtcaagaaaacaacTGGATCGGATCATGCTAAAAAGAGATAATATTACTCTGCTCCAAAGTGTCTCCAACTAG